From the Gossypium hirsutum isolate 1008001.06 chromosome A02, Gossypium_hirsutum_v2.1, whole genome shotgun sequence genome, the window AATGCAGTTCAGTAGTTCTATCATTCTCCCACTTGGTTCGTATTACCCATGAATACTTAAAGTCTAAACATAATGCATGAATCATGGCGATATTTTCCCTTAGAATTTGAGTAGTAACTCCCATGTATCACAATATATCATGTCTCAACGCTTTAGCCCAAatttctttgtaacaccccaaacccggcctagacgttacggccgaattcgacgtgtcacattgaagtgtttttcgaaaaccatgttttcattgaaaaccattcttgatgtaaaactcattggagcgttattgtaaaactcatgttttaattaaaaatctttgaaaagaatattttcgttatagattaaagtgaatgaaaagctgtgcaccaagtaggaagccagaaaagaggaggtgagtctattggactgcttaagtaccaagctcttcatggatccaatcctagacatgcacacatccattgccacacttaaagcatattacttgtccacgaacaacaagctaagtttaagtccatttaaaatatttatttcctttgaaaacatttacgttgcggaagctttgctcgaaaatcgtgatattttgaaaataagtaacttttataaaacgcgccctagagctaaccaatttaataacccaaaatattaaaaataataaaaagagcggccttattacaacttaaactagaataaaaataatcaaaataataaatgcgaaacttattttaaagaaaacagaaacttaatcttcgtggccactctgaatcccgcccagctccaagtccatcgatctaaggctcccctgcaaagatgggaaaaaggaggggtgagtttggaaaactcagtgtgtaaagtatcccaaccagagcccaaatcagttcaagctttactgggcctaagccctattcagaatttagtgttaactgggccttagcccatatcagtattaatctgggccatagccctattACAATATCAGAgcatactgggcctagcccatatcagtatcagtctgggtcgtagccctattacaagtcgagatatattgggtcttgcccatattaacacagttgggcccattttaaTATAGTTGGCCCATAataaaacagtctcatatgattaatgcatgataaccccatccaaccctgcacttgcctccgtccatccctacacttcctgtggggaataaatcacccacgccatccctacacttacagtgttagcaccgattgcggtactaactataatccgcaacaaagctgcttatatcagaatatgtggcacagccaccagaacgggttcttcctccataacaaaacccaaccccatgcaacagatatacatgtcatggcatataaCAAACAGAATCAGCATAttatgcatttcagtcaaaattaaccctaggggtataacggtcattttgcacctaggggtaaaacagtaattttcatacttaagggtattttagtaaaattcactATTGTAGGGTTTACATGCTTATTACAGTTCTTAACGTagtaacagaaacacttaccaagggttcttaccaaattgggcccgttggcccattattccaattttggcccgttaagcccaaaaatatcgagggcacagaaatcatgcactttgcagacTAAACAtagcagcttaccaaaaacattaatcgatttacctcacgagcattcgcacactcgcaaatctacaaaatactggttttcggcatttcggctttcggcttttgccgatctagactatgaaagggtgtcagttacacacctgttttatgacgattcgctgacgagatccacgcacgaactgcctacaattatattactaccacgttaatctaactaccgaaacgaactacatattcactccttaccatattcggccaataacaccttaggccttaacgttcctacctttgccgaaagtagcgtctcgatccagatccgttcgcttcacttgtccaagcccttgatcaacaacCTCTTAATCATACTATTACAAAATTAATACTGTTaccacaaccccttagggctacaagtccataAACGACAGCCTCCCTAACTTTTAAGGATTCTAGCTTTTCTTAAAATACgaaagatagactaagttggaaagacttaccaccgattctttcAGTCAACGTCCCCtcccttagttcctacttgattctgatgcagCTTTAAGCCCTTaaacgataacaaaagtcgagccttcagtaatctcagtattcggctatgtccctaggatagtgtAGGATTTCTGACTTTTTGCAgaagtgtagagaaagataaaatatgagggtttttacttgtggtattgtcgacataaacctggggtttagaggaggagagaatcggccaaagatgatgagaaaaataaaagattcGGCTAGTTggaaaagaaaatcaaaggaataaataaattaagaataagGGAGAAGATTTTGTGAAGAGTGAATgagcaaaataaaaatcaattgaaaataaaaagaaacagatTCGACTAATTGGCTAAGAATATATAATCCCAATTTAAATCTCGTGCCTATCTCCTTCTTTATAGCCAACAACATAGTATTCAAACTCTCCTTGCGCAAACAACAGCAAGAGTCCTCCGCTTGGCTGACTCACCTTGCACCTTGCTGCTGGGGGGAGTTTCAATCCCGTACGGCCCTTTTCCTGCACGCACATCAAAAAGGAGCACCCTCCTGCACGCAACGCTGCTCGAACACGGGACCTCCAGAGTACCCAACACACTGCTGACCACTGGGACGGGCCTCCTTTGATATAATAGCGTCGCGTTTACATTTAAACCTTACCTGCTGACATCCTgagttcttttaaaaataaaacagaacaTACATGCACCTGGACTCGAACCCGAGCCACCCCGGGACTCCTAACGCACTGCTGCCGCTGCACCACAAACCTTTTAGTGGCATAACTCGGTCGTAACTGTACTTAAGTTTTACCTTAGCTCGACGTGGCTTCTAAAATAAAAAGCAACTTATGCGCGAACCTTGCCTTGAATCCAGGCACTCTTACAACCTTCTAGCGCCACTGCTGCTGGACCAAGCTTCCCTTTTTGTCTATtttaatctactttattattaaaGCCTTATTGCCCAGTTCCcctaagaaacaaaaaaaaaaaaaacaaactaattTCTTTGCTAAAGTCTTGGATCGAACCAAGATTTTTCCCACACTTTAAAtacttctaaatttatttaaaaactaaatttaaacaccacattaataataataataataataataataactatagcaatgaaaatttcaaatacaataatatatatatttcctaataataataataatttaattgaaacactaaattaacaacaataattttataaatatatttgtatctaataattataatgataataattttcataaaaattaaaatattagtaataacataaatattttatcaatatatatttttttaaacactagtaatatttaaaacttctcaatattcaggttttcttctatccgaatcccagactcaaagcccaactcttctaggcccaatttttggggcgttacattcttAATGAATAAACCTAATGTTTACTTCAGGTCCAAACTTTAGTGACATTCTCGAATCAATCAAATTAATACGTGCACAAAATATAAGAAACATCAAACTTAACAGAGTTTCTTTATAactgttattataataaaaatttacaagGTGGGAACAAGTCCAATAGTGACAACATCGTCCTTAAATTTTTGTGGTGCAGCTAACATCTGCTCAGCGTTAATATGCTCAATAACCACTTTATTTTCTTCAACATGTTCCCTTATAGCTAAATACTTAATGTTGATATGTTTACTTCGACTTCCACTTTTTTGTTCTTAGCCATAAAGATAGTAGTTGAATTGTCACAATATATTATCAACAACCTATAAATTGAATCCACAAGTCTAAGTCCAGATATGAAACTCTTCAACCATACTCAATGTGAGGTAGCCTTAAAACATGAAATGAACTCAGCCTCCATAGTGGAAGTAGCAGTTAAAGTCTGCTTAACGCTCCTCCAAGAAATAGTTCTGCCAGCAAACATAAATATGTAACTAGATATTGATTTAAGTGAATCAAAACATCTGGAAAAGTCTAAATCAGAGTAGTCAATCACCTTCAAATTATCTGATAGTTTGTACGTAAGCATGTAGTCCTTTGTCCCTTTAAGATATCTCAAAGCTTTCTTTGCAGCTCTCCAGTGGTTAATACTTGGATTACTCTGATATCTTCCCAACATTCCAACTGCAAATTTAATGTCAGGTCTTGTGTAGACTTGAGCATACATTAGGCTTTCAATAATAGAAGCATATAGAATGTTTTTCATTTGCTCCTTCTTAAATTCGTTCTTTTGACACTGGTTCAAATTGAACTTATCACCCTGCATGATAGGAGCAACACTTGATGAATAATCTTTCATCTGAAATCTTTGTTAATATAGGTTTCTTGAGATAGACATAAGATACCACGATATCTATCATGATGAATCTTAATGCCAATGACATAAGACACATCACCTATATCTTTCATATTGAAATTCTTAGAAAGAAATTGTTTCACCTTATGTAGATACCCCTGTCTTTTGATGCAAGTACAGTGTCGTCCATATATAGAATAAGGAAACAAATTTTACTCCCATTGACCTTCTGGTATATGTATTGATCCATGATATTCTCAACAAAACCAAACGAATAGAGAACctcatgaaatttttaaaaaccaTTGTCGGAAGGCTTGTTTCAATCCACATATGGATTTCTTTAGCATGCATACCAAGTGATCACCATCACTAAAGGTGAATCCTTTAGGTTGTTTCATGTATACCTCTCTTTAGGTCACCATTGAGAAAGGtggttttcacatccatttgttgcAACTTAAGGTCAAAATGAGCTACTAATGCTAACATAATGTGTAAGGAATCTTTTTTAGATACATGATTGAAAGTCTCAGTATAATTGATTCCTTCTCGTTGAGTGAATTCCTTCGCAACGACTCTAGCTTTATGTTTTTCTATGTTGCCCattgaatctttttttttgttttgaaaaccTATTACATCTAATGGATTTTATTCAGGAAATGGCACAAGATCCCAAACATCATTATTTTTCATAGAATTCATATCTTCTTTCATAGCATTATACCATAATTCTGACTCTTTGCAACTCATGGCTTGTGAAAATAACTCAAGATCATTTCTAGCTCCAATATTATAGTCAAACTCTTGCAGGTACGCAATATAGTCACTAGAAATTTCTGATTTCCTTTCTCTAGTAGATCTCCTCAATGTTGAACCAACATTTTCTTGTGGATCATATTGTTCAACTGATTGTTCAATGATTTCCAGATTTTTTTAAATAGCTTGATCTATTAGAGTGATTTCAGTAGCTTGTGGATTTTCATTGATTAGTTGTTCAACACCCAATTGAGCTTGAAGGGTGTTTTGTATGATAACCAATCTTCAACATGAAGTGGAAGGTTGACCTATGGGAATCATGTCCCAAGATAGATCATTCCCATTGGTTGAGTCATTCTCAAAAAATTTTGCATTTCTCGATTCCATAATTCTAGTGCTATGGGATGGACAATAGAATTTGTATTCTTTGAACCTTTCAGCATATCCAATGAAATATCCACTAATGGTATTTGGGTCCAATTTATTTTCCTGTGGGTTATAAACTCTTACTTCAGACGGGCATCCCCATACGCCTATATGTCACAAACTTGGTTTTCAACCTTTGAACAACTTAAAAGGTGTTTTTGGGATAGCCTTAGGTGGAACTCGGTTTAATATATACACAACCtttttgacagcttcaacctatAAGGACTTAGACAGCTTAGAGCTACTAAGTATACTTCGCACCATGTCCATTAAAATTTAGTTTCTTCTTTCTGCAACACCATTGTGATCAAGTGAGCCTGACATGGTGTATTGGCCAAATATACTATTATATAGAAAAAACTTTGCAAGTGGATCAAATGGTTGTCTATCCTCAGTGTATCTACCATCATACTTACCATCTCTATCGATTCTCACAATCTTGATTTGCTTATTGCATTGTTTCTCTACTTCAGCCTTGAAAACTTTAAAGGCTTTTAATGCTTCGCTCTTATGATGAAGCATATAGAGATACATGTATCATGAGTAGTCGTCTATAAAACTGATGAAGTATTTCTGACATTGCACATCTATATCTGGGCAATATATATCAGAATGGATGATTTCCAATATGGTTAAATTCCTATTGGCACCTTTCTTTGACTTGTTAGTCTACTTGAACTTAATGCAGTCTATATAAGTATTGAAATCAGTAAAATTTAAAGTATTGAGTACCCCATTATTTACTAATCTCTTAATCCTTTCAATGGAGATGTGTCCTAATCTTCAGTGCCACAAAATCGAGGAATCTTCATTTATAACACAACATTTAGTACCATTTTGAATGTGCATAACTTTATGAGtggaattattttgaaaattaagagaATAAAGACCATCAGATAAAAGATCATTTGCAACAAGTTcagaattataaaataaactgAAACCGGTGTTTGAAAAACTAAAACAATATCCAAATGGTGCAAGTCTTGAAATAGAaactaaatttctagaaaaaCTGGGAATATAAAAAGTTTTTTCTGAATTTAAACAAAACCACTGCATGTGACTCCATCTTATTTCCTGATATATGTCTCGCTCAGCTCCCACTGGCTCCTTTAGGTTTCTTAATCCCTATAAGGAATTTAATATATGGATGTAGAACTAGAATCAATCCATCATGTATTATAACTAACATCAACCATATTGGACTCAAAGCAAACAAGTGAGATTGATTTACCTTTCTTTTCAAGCTAGCTTTTAAACTTGACATAGTTCTTCTCTAAGTGTCCATTCTTTTTACAAAAGAAATACTTCTTTTTCTTTATGTTAGCTTAGAGCTGTATTTTGGCCTTCCCTTTTTGTTTGGCTTGGACCATCTTCTTTCCTTGAGTAACCGTTAGTGCACTCTCTCCCATCTTCAGTACGAGTCTAACCTCTTCCTAATCACACATGGTCAAAAGCTCATCGATAGACCACTTATCCTTAGGTGTGTTATAGAAGATCTTAAAATGCCCATACTGAGGTAGAAGATTGTTCAATATAAAGTGCACTAGGAAAGATTCAGACATTTCAACCTCAAGTGCTCTTAATCGAGCTACTAAATCTCTCATCTTGTTGATGTGATCACATACACCTTTCACGGTAGTGAGCTTCATTGATGTGAACTTCATGATTAGGGTGTTGGCTAATGACTTTTAAGATGTTTTAAACTATTTTTCAATAGCTGTTAATAATTCTTGGACATTCTCATAATGCTCAATTGAGCCATAAACATCAACAGGTTCTTTGCTCTTTATGAACATGATACTTAATCAATTAGATCGCTCTCATTTTCCACACATAGCAAGATCAATCTAAGTGTTGGTTTCAATAATATGTGGCTCATATTTCCTTATGGCATAGTCAATATCCAAACACCCCAATTGGAGAAGAATACTCTCCTTCCAAAACTTAAAAGTTCTCACTAGTTAATTCAGGGATATCTACTTTATTATCAAACATATTCACAGGTTGTAAAATTGCAATATAAATGAACATACATGCTTAACAAAAATTTGAGCCAAACATAAATCATAATTAGGGGTGCAAATGAACAGAACATTCAATGAACTGTTCGTAAACCGCTCGTATAACATTAGTTTATGTTCatttattaagctaaataaacGAGTATGAACAAAATTCTTATGTTTGTTTAATAAATGAACGAACATGAACAGAGGTGTGTTTGGTTCGTTTATGTTCACAAACAAGCTCGCTTATTGGCTCGTTTATAAGCTCGTTTATTGACTCGTTTATgactcatttatttattaatgatattttcttataaaaatttcattagtatatactaataaaattatcttggtttgtattttttttcatttataatataattattaatatttaaatttgactattttatatctaaataatatatgtgtatatatttattgtttgtttattatttattaacattgttcgtgaacatgttcaattaagttaaatgaacatattcgtgaacattaaacaaacgaacatgaaaaaaatttgaaattctttatGAACATAAACTAAACACgaacaagcttaaaaataaacaaatgaacgTGAACAGAGGTTTGTTCATTCAAGCTCGATTCATTTACAACCCTAATCATAATTTACCAATGCAAGTTATGTGAATAATGAATCTAGTGACATAAAACTTTCCTATGGgctaaatttttaattcaattagatctattttatgatagaattatttactatcattttgataaaaaaatattaaattcattttCACAACTCTTATGGATAActatgaaaaatcatttaataaatttatcttaataaattttgCAAAGGATTTAATACATATGCTTTCCATATGTGaattttaactttaataattttatttaactaaAGATGCTGTGGCTAgtctttaactaaataaaattacgAAAGTCACTTACCTAGATATTAATCCTTAAACTTTATTCAAGATTATTGCTAAGTCATTATGCGACATCTAATGTCTATAAACCTTATAAGATCCTGACTACAataaataattttacttaattaaagttGTTGTGGCTAAttctctaattaaataaaatcatttggATCCCTAAACATATACTCTAAAGTTTTATTGCTAAATATTTTATGCAATAAgtcttaaatttttatgtaccTAAAAATGTATATTCCTAATAACTAGATAATTCACATACAACAATTTTACTTTAGGCACAAAATATATTCAAAGAACAAATTTCTAAAAAGATTTTACTAACTTATTTATagcataattaattttataaatttcattttaataaaatccCACGATTTTACACAAAAGTTTGcaataaaattctttaaaaaatttaaaaataattaaagaaacatGAAATCATTATTTTGAGAAAttgacaaatttttaaaattggaaaAGACAGAGATTAACTTGGCTTAGATACCAAATGTAAGCATAAATTACGGTTTTGAAAGGTTAAAGTGTAGCGGAAAAGATGGAATATAAATACCTCCAACTATTACTCGAATTAAATGTCAAAATTCAGATGTTATAACACCAATGATTGAGCGCACCAAACAACCAGCGATGAAGACAATCATATttaactatataaaaacacaaaaaatcaaaaaaatgcaaaaattgcCAAAATTTCTAAACACTTGAAAACCTCGTTAAATAGAATTGTTTCAAAATTTGTTTTTGGTGGTTAAAGATTTTATACTTGAAAGTATTTATGGCGGTGGTTTCCATGAAAAACCACTAACCACATCCCCACTATCACACTGGAAGTGGAGGGCAACAAAGTGAGAAACATAGGAATAACCCCACGAACCAATAACTCAGTTCCAGCATTTTCAGCATTAGATGGAGCTTAATCTGTATGCAttgtttagattttatttttttaaactaatgATCGATGCCTGCGACATCTTGGTCTtgccttattttttttctttaaagtcAGCGTAAAAAAAGTCCCACACGTGATCAAGTCAAGTCTCTACATATGCAACAGAGTTAAGAAAACCAGTTGTTCTTTTAGTGCATTTGTTACAAAATCTTTAGATCATGAACACTGTCATTTTGTTTGTCGGAGTTGAGGTGAGTGTACTCATTTTCTTCATATATGTGAAGAATCATAATCTTGTCATTATGTCGGTATATACATGTTTAACATAGGTATTTTTGGGAAAATGATATCACAAAGAAAATGGAGGTTACAACCAAAGCTATGACAAACAAgttattttataagtttatatatcCTTTCACAAAGATGAGAAGCTGTTAAAGGGAACCCTGTTAGTGAAGAAGAATAGACAAACATCTGCAACATTGTTACCGACCTTGCAATATAATTTGCTGTCTACCGCTGTCATAGTCCGACGGACTGCCGTCATTACCTTGAGCATTCGCACCGGAGGGTTCACTGAGCAAATACTCAGTCTCCTTCGATTCATCTTTCACCCATGGATGCTTTGGATTTGATCTTAGACCCTCCAATTCCATTGCAACTTCCTTCATTGAAGGCCTCTCTTCTCCTCTAACTCTTAAGCACCTGTTTGCCAACATAGCAACTTCCTTTATCTGTGTAGTGTTTCCCTCAACAAGCACTTGATGATCAATAATTCCGAATAATTGGTCCTCCTTCAACGCGGAAACGAAATGCATTGCTAGATTCCGTTCTTCTTCCGGCATTTGAAAACAAAGTGCCTTTCTCTTGGTCAGCAACTCCGCAAGGACAACTCCGAAGCTGTACACGTCGCTCTTTTCAGTCAACTGGCTTGATTGAAAGTACTCTGGATCCAAGTAACCAAGTGTCCCTTGTACCAATGTGGTTAACTGTGTTTGATCCAAAGGAACTAACCTCGAAGCTCCGAAATCCGACACTTTTGCAGTGTAATGTTCATCTAAGAGAATGTTGGTAGACTTAACATCTCTATGAATAATGGGAGGATAAGCAGCTGAGTGGAGATACGAGAGTGCTCCAGCAGTTTCAGCTGCAATTCTCAACCTACATTCCCAAGACAAATACCCTTTTCCCGAACAATGCAGGCGCTGATGAAGGGTACCATTGGATATAAATTCGTAAACCAATAAAGGGACTTCGGTCTCTAAACAACATCCCAAGAGCTTCACAACATTTCTATGGTTAACCTGAGAAAGAACAATGACTTCATTAACGAACTGTTCAACTTGACTGTGATCTGCAATCATGGATTTTTTAATGGCGACAACCCTGTTGTCTTGCAATATTCCTTTATAAACTGTCCCATGGCCTCCTTTTCCGAGAATTCTAGTTTCATGGAAGTTGTTTGTTGCCTTTTTCAGCTCATCTGAAGTGAATATTTTAGCTGAAACAGACCCTTTAAGCTTTGAAAATTCTTGTTGTAAGATAATTCCACCATTTTGTAGGAAGAAATTTTCTCTTTGCCTGATAAGCTTTCTTTGCCAAAGTCCCCAATATATCCAGGAAATGCTCAATACGAACACTAAAAGGCTTATACTCACACCTAGTTTAACATGAAACAGGGtaacaaatttaactatttttattgaATCTTTAGAACCCagaaatatttttacaataaaagtataatagtataaattgatGTTTTTACCTAGACCAATGTTAACAAAAGGAAAGCCGTCAGGTGCATCCACAGGACTGCAACCAGTTCCATTTCTTTTGCCATCACCTTCATACCCACCTTTACAAATGCATTTGAAACTTCCTGGTAAATTGCTGCATATTGCATTTTTATCGCAGGGACTCCAAATCTTGCACTCATCGATATCTACAAAATGAAAAATCAATTAACAAGCAAAAAACCGAGTTACAGACTTGCAGTATCTATTTAAATCCGATCTTGATTGACAGCAGATATTAAAACACATACCTAGGCAACCTTCTGGGAGGTATGGATTCCCATAGAAACCGTCTGGACACTTGCAAAGATAGCCTGAACCAGTGTCAGGTTCGTGACACTCGCTCCGATGACATGCGTAATTTGACGGATTCTTAGCAGCTTCGACACACGTCTCGTTGCTTACAACCCAATCAAGGGACACCGGAAACTTGTAATCCTCAGATATATACTGAACATAACCCGAAGAGAACCGAAATCGACTTTCTTCAACAATAAAAGCATAGCTGCAAGGATTAAAATCCGACACATTGACATGGCGGTTAAAGCTA encodes:
- the LOC121211087 gene encoding secreted RxLR effector protein 161-like — its product is MKDYSSSVAPIMQGDKFNLNQCQKNEFKKEQMKNILYASIIESLMYAQVYTRPDIKFAVGMLGRYQSNPSINHWRAAKKALRYLKGTKDYMLTYKLSDNLKVIDYSDLDFSRCFDSLKSISSYIFMFAGRTISWRSVKQTLTATSTMEAEFISCFKATSH
- the LOC107952290 gene encoding wall-associated receptor kinase 2, which gives rise to MTKNKRKITMVREISPPFLPTSVCFICLFIHLCLLPFSGLRHNPMFQNQKTTSTKGNPDDTKPAFIRILQRINIYFSSFNLTFGVRFRKERVMDSHTRLSPNILVLLVMALTFIPVTRAQVFAKNGCPTHCGDLTIPYPFGTMEGCYLNKNFYINCTETADSFKAYLAYTDFIVIDITMEGQLQILTTVARDCYSAPRIPVMRVPQIISLSPFSIYNVSNTRNKFTAIGCDTYAYLYGFVGNKSYRAGCMSLCNRFEDLVDGSCSGFGCCQIQIPDGLKTIDVVAYSFNRHVNVSDFNPCSYAFIVEESRFRFSSGYVQYISEDYKFPVSLDWVVSNETCVEAAKNPSNYACHRSECHEPDTGSGYLCKCPDGFYGNPYLPEGCLDIDECKIWSPCDKNAICSNLPGSFKCICKGGYEGDGKRNGTGCSPVDAPDGFPFVNIGLGVSISLLVFVLSISWIYWGLWQRKLIRQRENFFLQNGGIILQQEFSKLKGSVSAKIFTSDELKKATNNFHETRILGKGGHGTVYKGILQDNRVVAIKKSMIADHSQVEQFVNEVIVLSQVNHRNVVKLLGCCLETEVPLLVYEFISNGTLHQRLHCSGKGYLSWECRLRIAAETAGALSYLHSAAYPPIIHRDVKSTNILLDEHYTAKVSDFGASRLVPLDQTQLTTLVQGTLGYLDPEYFQSSQLTEKSDVYSFGVVLAELLTKRKALCFQMPEEERNLAMHFVSALKEDQLFGIIDHQVLVEGNTTQIKEVAMLANRCLRVRGEERPSMKEVAMELEGLRSNPKHPWVKDESKETEYLLSEPSGANAQGNDGSPSDYDSGRQQIILQGR